GTCTGCCGGTAAGAGTTACTACGCCAATGTCATGTCCGGGGGCAGCTTCAACGGCAACAATGTCTCCCTTTTCCAGTTTGATTTTATTGCTGTTGCGATAATACCCTTTGCGGGTATTTTTGAATTGTACCTCTACCATATCACTTTCTTCCGTATTGCCCGGTATGTCTGCCAGCCAATCGTAGGTGTTCAGCTTTTTATCTTGGCGGGAGCATCCTTTGCAACAAAGGCTGCCGCTCCCATTATGAAGTTTATATTCCATAGTTTATATATTTATTATTGCTTCAACAGTACGATCATCTTCAATGAGAAGTCGAAAAATACCATTTTAGCATTTACATTCTGTTCAATATGCAGTTGTGCTTCGCTTAGCTCGTCCATGATACCCATGACGTTACGTTCGTTGACGAAAGGAGCAAAGCGGATTGCAAAATTCTGTTCGTTGATAGTCATATAAGTAAGGTCGCGTTGATGCAGGTTGAAGATAAAGTTCTCCCGAATCATGCGCTGGCAATATTCCAGAAAGTTCTTCTGCCGTTCGCGTCCCATACCTGCCACTTGCTCGCTCCACATCTTCATCTCCCTGATTTTCCGTTGATAAGACAACCGCATCAGGCTGACGAATAAATCAAAGAACTGTTGGTTCTCCTCGTTCAGATGAATTGTTTCAAGCGCTTTTATAAAATTACCGTTTGCCAGGTGGGCAATGGAAAGACTGTCGGCAGGCTGAATGCTATATTTTGACTGTAATATCCGGTCGATACTGGCTTCGTCAATCTTCCGAACATTCATACGCTGTGTACGGCTCAGAATAGTCGGCAGAATCATATCCGGCGCTTCCGATACAAGCAGGAAAACCGTCTTCTCGGGTGGTTCTTCCAGTAATTTCAGCAATTTATTGGCACATACCGGGTGCATTTTTTCCGGTAGCCATACAATCGTAATCTTAAATCCGCCTTCACTGGATTTCAGACTGAGCTTCTTCAATATCTCGTCACTCTCTTTGGCATAAATCAATGCTTGCGAGTTTTCGGCGTCCATTTCGTTCAGCCAGTGATTGAGATTGAAATAGGGATTGTTGATAACAAACGGCCGCCAGTCGGCGATATAATCATCGCATACCTCCTTTTTCCCCTTCGCACTTTTGACGATCGGGAAAACAAAATGTACGTCCGGATGTACCAGCTTATTGAATTTTACGCAGGACGGACAGACGCCGCAAGCATCAGTCTCGCCCCGGTTGGTGCAGC
The nucleotide sequence above comes from Bacteroides caccae. Encoded proteins:
- a CDS encoding DNA polymerase III subunit produces the protein MFFRDVIGQEEIKRRLIQEVREGRIPHAQLICGPEGVGKMPLAIAYARYISCTNRGETDACGVCPSCVKFNKLVHPDVHFVFPIVKSAKGKKEVCDDYIADWRPFVINNPYFNLNHWLNEMDAENSQALIYAKESDEILKKLSLKSSEGGFKITIVWLPEKMHPVCANKLLKLLEEPPEKTVFLLVSEAPDMILPTILSRTQRMNVRKIDEASIDRILQSKYSIQPADSLSIAHLANGNFIKALETIHLNEENQQFFDLFVSLMRLSYQRKIREMKMWSEQVAGMGRERQKNFLEYCQRMIRENFIFNLHQRDLTYMTINEQNFAIRFAPFVNERNVMGIMDELSEAQLHIEQNVNAKMVFFDFSLKMIVLLKQ